The Caldalkalibacillus uzonensis genomic sequence CGAATTTAACGCTAAGAGCGCTTGATTGTGTTCAGTTTAGAGATGAGCGTTCAGTTTTTCAAGCAAAGCATCTTTGGGTTGGAAGCCCACCCATTTATCCACCACTTCGTTGTCCTTGAACAACAGCAGAGTAGGAATGCTCATCACGCCAAACTGGGAGGCAGTTTCCGGGTTTTCATCCACATTCACTTTGACAATTTTTACTTTATCGCCCAGCTCCTGATCCAGCTCTTCCAGGACAGGGGCAATCATTTTGCAAGGGCCACACCAAGGTGCCCAAAAGTCAACCAGAACAGTTCCATTCTCCACTTCAGACTTAAAATTTTGATCAGTCGCATTGACAATCGCCATTGTGTATAACCTCCTTTTTGGGAAAAGAGTTACAACTAAAGTATCCATCATTTGCAGCGCACCGATACGTTGATTATATCATTAACTGCTCGTCTGTTCCAAGATTTTGCCCAGTGTGATGCTCACACCTTGCTATAGCCTGAGGGACAAGAGGCACAACACCATAAAAAACCTCTTGCCAGGCCAATCGTTTGTACTATATAGTTCAATTGTAGGCAACATAAATTTAGAAATGATGCATGGAGGAACCTGAATGAAAGGTTGGATTTTGTACAAAGAAACGGCCAATGCCAAGCCCGAAACCTATGAAATTAACCGCTTCATCGAAGAAGCCGAAGATCAAGGCATCGATATAGATGTGTTAAGTCCCGACCAGTTTGAGTTGATCGTCACCCAGGATGACCGTAAAAGCGTGCTGGTTAACGGTGAAGTTTCTCCCTTGCCTGATTTTTTGATCCCCCGCATGGGAGCAGGCACTACGTATTTTGCCCTGGCTGTGATTCGCCATCTGGAGCGGCTGGGCGTCTTAACCATTAACTCGGCCCAAAGCATTGACACAGTCAAGGACAAGCTGTTTACCCATCAAATTCTGGCTCAGCATAATCTGCCTGTACCCAAAACAATGTTAGCCAAATATCCCGTTAACGTAGATCTGGTCGAGAAAAAGCTGGGCTTTCCTGTGGTGGTTAAAACCTTGTCC encodes the following:
- the trxA gene encoding thioredoxin, with product MAIVNATDQNFKSEVENGTVLVDFWAPWCGPCKMIAPVLEELDQELGDKVKIVKVNVDENPETASQFGVMSIPTLLLFKDNEVVDKWVGFQPKDALLEKLNAHL